A part of Thermococcus sp. LS1 genomic DNA contains:
- the udg gene encoding type-4 uracil-DNA glycosylase — MGKEELMKKLEEKIKSCRKCSLGELRTNAVPGSGSYDAKIMFVGEAPGYWEDQKGLPFVGRAGKVLDELLAEIGLSRDDVYITNIVKCRPPDNRDPTEDEIKACSPYLDRQIDIIRPRVIVPLGRHSMRYILEKFGFEVEPISKIHGKTFEAHTLFGKIVIMPMYHPAVALYRPALKEELRKDFQKLRELTGESL, encoded by the coding sequence ATGGGCAAGGAAGAGCTGATGAAGAAGCTCGAGGAGAAAATAAAATCCTGCCGGAAGTGTTCCCTTGGCGAGCTCAGAACCAACGCCGTACCCGGCTCTGGAAGCTACGACGCCAAAATAATGTTCGTTGGTGAAGCCCCCGGCTACTGGGAGGATCAGAAGGGTCTGCCGTTTGTCGGAAGGGCCGGAAAGGTTCTCGACGAACTCCTGGCTGAAATAGGCCTGAGCAGGGATGATGTCTACATTACGAACATAGTCAAGTGCCGTCCGCCTGACAACCGCGACCCTACGGAGGATGAAATAAAGGCCTGCTCACCATACCTAGACAGGCAGATAGACATCATAAGGCCGAGGGTCATCGTTCCACTTGGGAGACACTCGATGCGCTACATACTCGAGAAGTTCGGCTTCGAGGTCGAACCCATAAGCAAAATCCATGGAAAGACCTTCGAAGCCCACACGCTGTTTGGAAAAATCGTCATAATGCCAATGTACCACCCGGCCGTGGCCCTTTACCGCCCAGCGCTGAAAGAGGAGCTCAGAAAGGATTTCCAAAAGCTGAGAGAGCTGACTGGAGAATCTTTGTGA
- a CDS encoding UPF0147 family protein, whose translation MSELIHQIVQVLKEQVVQDTVVPRNIRRAAEQAIEVLLDESKEPAVRAADAIAILEEISEDPNMPMHTRTIIWEVLGALEQVK comes from the coding sequence ATGAGCGAGCTGATTCACCAGATTGTGCAGGTTCTCAAGGAGCAGGTCGTCCAGGACACTGTCGTTCCGAGGAACATTAGGAGAGCCGCCGAGCAGGCCATAGAGGTCCTCCTCGACGAGAGCAAGGAGCCGGCCGTCAGGGCCGCCGACGCGATAGCCATCCTCGAGGAGATTAGCGAGGATCCGAACATGCCTATGCACACGAGGACCATCATCTGGGAGGTCCTCGGAGCCCTTGAGCAGGTTAAGTGA
- a CDS encoding Na+/H+ antiporter NhaC family protein, producing MSDFGVLALLPPLVAIILAIWTKRVILALFAGVWIGGVMVAGGNPVVGTTQTLEWIVSSVTSDWNARILIFDFLIGAGVGLIYKSGAVHALAASLVRRVKSSRGASILGWILGVLVFFDDYTNTIVVGNTMRPITDRMRVSREMLAYIDDSTAAPVAGLALVSTWIGYELLMIGKGFDSANVVYGTYDAWLSSVPYRFYSILAILLVFIVAYTHRHYGPMLKAEYRARTEGKVLRDGAKPLMTTEVDLGTPKEGGSLWDFVIPILVLVGVSMLGLWYTGAANLEAYSQDLGWWTDLENPFGVNFLNYSFIESFREADAATALLWGSFAMVVVASIMLLGRRKMTVEEWEDTVVRGMKQMLFANTILVLAWSLGTAAESVGTGDYVISLATSSGANLGPWMPLIMFLSAMFVAFTTGTSWGTFAIMVPLGVQLSLAFTNGQVNEIVFATIGATFTGSIFGDHCSPISDTTIMSSMFSGSDHIDHVTTQIPYAFTVAGIGSVLYLLFALGVTSWVILLPLGIALLVGAWYVLSEWYGKKYGIPHGKVPIYVAEE from the coding sequence GTGTCGGACTTCGGTGTGTTGGCATTACTGCCCCCATTGGTTGCCATTATCTTAGCTATCTGGACAAAGAGGGTCATCCTAGCGCTGTTCGCAGGCGTCTGGATTGGTGGAGTGATGGTTGCAGGCGGCAATCCAGTGGTCGGAACAACCCAGACGCTGGAGTGGATTGTCAGTAGCGTTACAAGCGACTGGAACGCCAGGATACTCATATTTGACTTCCTGATCGGAGCGGGTGTCGGACTTATCTACAAGTCCGGCGCAGTCCACGCGCTGGCGGCTTCCCTGGTAAGGAGGGTCAAAAGCAGCAGGGGAGCCTCAATCCTCGGATGGATCCTTGGTGTACTGGTGTTCTTCGATGACTACACCAACACCATAGTCGTCGGAAACACTATGAGGCCAATAACCGACAGGATGAGGGTTTCCAGGGAGATGCTCGCTTACATAGACGACTCTACCGCGGCACCGGTAGCTGGACTGGCACTCGTCTCAACTTGGATAGGATACGAGCTGCTCATGATAGGAAAGGGATTCGACAGTGCCAACGTCGTCTACGGAACCTACGACGCCTGGCTCTCAAGCGTTCCCTACAGGTTCTATTCGATACTGGCAATACTACTCGTTTTCATCGTTGCATACACCCACAGGCACTACGGCCCCATGCTGAAGGCGGAATATCGCGCCAGGACCGAGGGCAAAGTCCTCCGTGACGGTGCGAAGCCGCTCATGACCACCGAGGTTGACCTAGGCACGCCCAAGGAGGGCGGAAGCCTCTGGGACTTTGTGATTCCGATCCTCGTCCTCGTCGGCGTCTCCATGCTTGGTCTCTGGTACACCGGAGCGGCCAACCTTGAAGCCTACAGTCAGGATCTCGGCTGGTGGACCGATCTGGAGAACCCGTTCGGTGTCAACTTCCTCAACTACAGTTTCATTGAGTCCTTCCGTGAGGCCGACGCTGCAACAGCACTCCTCTGGGGCTCCTTCGCAATGGTCGTCGTTGCCAGCATAATGCTTTTGGGCAGGAGGAAAATGACGGTGGAAGAGTGGGAGGACACAGTAGTCAGGGGAATGAAGCAGATGCTCTTCGCCAACACCATCCTTGTCCTTGCTTGGAGCCTTGGAACCGCCGCTGAAAGCGTCGGAACCGGCGACTACGTCATCAGCCTTGCGACCAGCTCTGGGGCGAACCTCGGACCATGGATGCCGCTGATAATGTTCCTCTCCGCGATGTTCGTTGCCTTCACCACGGGAACCAGCTGGGGAACTTTCGCCATAATGGTTCCGCTCGGAGTCCAGCTCAGCCTGGCCTTTACCAACGGTCAGGTCAACGAGATAGTCTTCGCCACCATCGGAGCCACATTTACCGGAAGCATCTTCGGTGACCACTGCTCACCTATCAGTGATACCACCATCATGAGCTCCATGTTCAGTGGTTCTGACCACATAGACCACGTCACAACCCAGATACCCTATGCCTTCACAGTTGCGGGAATTGGCAGCGTGCTGTACCTCCTGTTTGCCCTGGGAGTTACGAGCTGGGTGATACTCCTGCCGCTGGGTATAGCCCTCCTCGTCGGTGCGTGGTACGTCCTCAGCGAGTGGTACGGCAAGAAGTATGGCATACCGCACGGCAAGGTGCCCATCTACGTTGCCGAGGAATGA
- the cobO gene encoding cob(I)yrinic acid a,c-diamide adenosyltransferase — MAWKDKLGLVHIYTGNGKGKTTAAFGLAVRMLGSGGKVIILQFMKAGNVYGEQKKIAECGAVIESFGLPKFVHGKPEPDDIEAAKKALQRAKEVVSSGEWDLVILDELCVALGFGMLDVEEVKELIKSKAPHTELVITGRYCPEELFELADYVTEMREIKHPYQRGILARRGVEY; from the coding sequence ATGGCCTGGAAAGACAAGCTTGGCTTAGTTCACATATACACCGGCAACGGAAAGGGGAAGACGACGGCCGCTTTTGGCCTCGCGGTGAGAATGCTCGGCTCCGGTGGGAAGGTGATAATACTCCAGTTCATGAAGGCCGGGAACGTTTACGGAGAGCAGAAGAAGATAGCAGAGTGCGGGGCGGTCATAGAGTCCTTTGGGTTACCGAAGTTCGTCCACGGCAAACCCGAGCCCGACGACATAGAAGCTGCCAAGAAAGCCCTTCAGCGCGCGAAGGAAGTTGTCTCGAGCGGAGAGTGGGACTTGGTAATCCTCGATGAGCTCTGCGTCGCTCTGGGCTTCGGCATGCTCGACGTCGAGGAAGTCAAGGAGCTCATTAAGAGCAAAGCACCCCACACCGAGCTCGTCATCACCGGCCGCTACTGCCCGGAGGAGCTCTTCGAGTTAGCTGACTACGTCACCGAGATGAGGGAGATAAAGCACCCCTATCAGAGGGGCATCCTTGCGAGGAGGGGGGTCGAGTACTGA
- a CDS encoding CidB/LrgB family autolysis modulator, translating into MNPFGITLTLVVFYIFSELHNRRKAFYTNPVLLSILTIALIIKAEGITYDYYMDSARILSFLLGPAVVSLAVPVYKGRETIRAYAKEITMGIVVGGTIAILSAFYMAKLLGGSEEVLLSIAPKSVTTAIAIGISEKIGGLPALTAVLVILTGILGNAIGVELLNTVRIKDRIARGLAMGVTSHGLGTARIILDDELAGAVSGLAMALNGVFTSLVLPYLIELLK; encoded by the coding sequence ATGAATCCCTTCGGAATAACGCTCACTCTGGTTGTATTCTACATCTTCTCGGAGCTTCACAATAGGAGGAAGGCATTCTATACAAACCCGGTTCTTCTGTCGATACTCACGATAGCACTCATCATCAAAGCTGAGGGAATTACTTACGACTACTACATGGACAGCGCCAGGATACTCAGCTTCCTCCTCGGACCGGCAGTTGTTAGTTTAGCGGTTCCAGTTTACAAGGGAAGGGAGACTATAAGGGCCTACGCCAAGGAGATAACCATGGGGATAGTCGTCGGAGGAACGATAGCTATACTCAGCGCCTTCTACATGGCGAAGCTCCTCGGGGGAAGCGAGGAGGTTCTGCTCAGCATAGCGCCGAAGAGCGTCACAACAGCGATAGCGATAGGGATAAGCGAAAAGATAGGCGGCCTTCCAGCTTTGACGGCCGTTCTGGTGATCCTGACGGGAATCCTCGGCAATGCCATAGGAGTCGAGCTGCTGAACACGGTAAGGATAAAAGATAGAATAGCGAGAGGGTTAGCCATGGGTGTAACTTCCCACGGCCTCGGAACGGCTAGGATAATCCTCGACGACGAGCTGGCCGGAGCGGTGAGCGGATTGGCTATGGCCCTTAACGGCGTCTTCACGTCTCTAGTGCTTCCCTATCTCATCGAACTCCTCAAGTAG
- the tes gene encoding tetraether lipid synthase Tes, producing MAESVGEVPSGEKEFEQLTRRVRDILEFPEISEEEFEEMLKNASRAYGGPLPHRTYSLCPETRKVVPALIWEKDGKVWITKRCPEGLITDVYYESVEQYYRFQKWRYDFNLMSFNVENSGVNCPFDCGLCARHRSHTNLLNIVLTNRCNLSCWYCFFYAKEGQPIYEPTLEQIRMMLRNAKKEYPIGANAVQLTGGEPTLREDLIEIIRIAKEEGYDHVQLNTDGIKLAFEPELVKKIREAGVNTLYLSYDGMTPQTNWKNHWEIPLIFENVRKAGGPGIVLVPTTIRNVNDHELGAIINFGLNHLDIVRGVNFQPISLVGRVPKKERQRFRITIPGAIKRIEEQTNGAIAIEDWYPIPIAGHIARFFEAFTGSKYYMTSHYCCGAATYIFLDRKKKRVVPISRFLDVEGFVEYLETKADEIENWKHLGKLQKLKLGAEIFIKFKSFYDEKYAPEGLDVLDLIKNAFMHGNYDALGKFHINALFLGMMHFMDEYNYDVERVERCVIHYALPDGRIVPFCTFNVIPELYRDKVQAQFSYTWEEWKTLHPDWDYKKDKYVRTKEFVEEMKNSELYRKTYIEIEDYFGVNTKA from the coding sequence ATGGCCGAGAGCGTTGGTGAAGTACCCAGCGGCGAAAAAGAGTTCGAGCAACTCACGAGGAGGGTCAGGGATATACTGGAGTTTCCAGAGATAAGCGAGGAAGAGTTTGAGGAAATGTTGAAGAACGCGAGCAGGGCCTACGGTGGGCCGCTGCCGCACAGGACGTACTCCCTCTGTCCCGAGACGAGGAAGGTTGTTCCCGCTTTGATCTGGGAGAAAGATGGAAAGGTCTGGATAACAAAGCGCTGTCCTGAAGGCCTGATCACCGATGTTTATTATGAGAGCGTTGAGCAGTACTACCGCTTCCAGAAGTGGAGGTACGATTTCAATCTCATGAGCTTCAACGTTGAGAATTCAGGTGTCAACTGTCCCTTCGATTGTGGACTCTGCGCCAGGCACCGCTCCCATACCAACCTGCTCAACATCGTTCTGACCAACCGCTGCAACTTGAGCTGCTGGTACTGCTTCTTCTACGCTAAGGAAGGCCAGCCCATCTACGAGCCGACGCTTGAGCAGATCCGCATGATGCTCCGCAATGCAAAGAAGGAGTATCCCATCGGAGCCAACGCCGTCCAGCTCACGGGCGGAGAGCCAACACTGAGGGAGGATCTCATCGAGATCATCAGGATAGCCAAGGAAGAGGGCTACGACCACGTCCAGCTCAACACCGATGGAATCAAGCTCGCCTTTGAGCCAGAGCTGGTCAAGAAGATCAGAGAAGCTGGAGTCAACACGCTCTACCTGAGCTACGATGGAATGACGCCCCAGACCAACTGGAAGAATCACTGGGAGATTCCGCTCATCTTTGAGAACGTTAGGAAGGCCGGCGGACCGGGAATAGTCCTCGTCCCAACCACCATAAGGAACGTCAACGACCACGAGCTCGGCGCCATAATCAACTTCGGCCTCAACCACCTTGACATCGTCCGTGGCGTTAACTTCCAGCCGATTTCCCTCGTTGGAAGGGTTCCCAAGAAGGAGCGCCAGAGGTTCAGGATAACTATTCCGGGGGCAATAAAGCGCATAGAAGAGCAGACCAACGGTGCAATAGCCATAGAGGACTGGTACCCGATACCGATCGCCGGCCACATAGCGAGGTTCTTTGAAGCCTTCACAGGAAGCAAGTACTACATGACGAGCCACTACTGCTGTGGAGCGGCAACCTACATCTTCCTCGACAGGAAAAAGAAGAGGGTAGTGCCGATAAGCAGGTTCCTCGACGTCGAGGGCTTCGTCGAATACCTCGAGACCAAGGCTGACGAGATAGAGAACTGGAAGCACCTTGGAAAGCTCCAGAAGCTCAAGCTCGGAGCTGAGATATTCATCAAGTTCAAGAGCTTCTACGATGAGAAGTACGCGCCGGAGGGACTCGACGTCCTCGACCTCATAAAGAACGCCTTCATGCACGGCAACTACGACGCCCTGGGCAAGTTCCACATCAACGCGCTCTTCCTCGGAATGATGCACTTCATGGACGAGTACAACTACGACGTTGAGAGGGTTGAGCGCTGCGTCATCCACTACGCCCTGCCCGACGGGAGAATAGTGCCATTCTGTACCTTCAACGTGATTCCAGAGCTCTACAGGGACAAGGTGCAGGCACAGTTCAGCTACACCTGGGAGGAGTGGAAGACTCTGCACCCGGACTGGGACTACAAGAAGGACAAGTACGTCAGAACCAAGGAGTTCGTCGAAGAGATGAAGAACAGTGAGCTCTACAGGAAGACCTACATCGAGATAGAGGACTACTTCGGGGTAAACACCAAGGCCTGA
- a CDS encoding DUF2139 domain-containing protein, which yields MELKNYRFPPRYGPEWGSGGIFGLKYHNGVLYYTLAFEAEAHFVRDGEEKTYDFTLVGEGPTSGGDTYNAVTGVDEFIYFGGWVHAPAIYKNRTISFVNKYSHVHVYDTENDSIRLLWKDSIHHETDWAGEISDILYDPYGDRLLLAREDGHANLGVYSLDRRTGKAEALIGEPSLKGTLVHDVAFFGIGNNFTEGLRELRALDLITGKWEAFRPGSSVDGRSYIRPELGAMASAYNRAFAFVRGGLFAGNPLMGEDFTFFRLFDFCTFYAPFRVNAINVGGGILTAFNAHHDAAYLPTDEFNWVTTNTVAGPSVLVYIVPPMVKIVGAFGARITSIEKVDGKILLGTNTAPNTGATEATPFDTGNRDIVVLDEKILQDRPPAVSFSIPLALPSMARNFGAGTFGGIPLDGYTEPRAVFYASSDNRVTVYEYDLSLPPAGAYAETFELRRGKNILDLSSFSGIVSFELEKEDMKGKVRIELR from the coding sequence ATGGAGCTGAAGAACTACCGCTTCCCCCCGCGTTACGGCCCCGAATGGGGCAGTGGTGGAATATTCGGCCTTAAATATCACAACGGCGTGCTCTACTACACCTTGGCCTTCGAGGCCGAGGCTCACTTCGTGAGGGACGGCGAGGAAAAAACCTACGACTTCACCCTTGTCGGGGAAGGGCCCACGAGCGGAGGAGATACCTACAACGCCGTAACGGGAGTCGATGAGTTCATCTACTTCGGCGGCTGGGTTCACGCTCCGGCCATTTACAAGAACCGCACCATAAGCTTTGTCAACAAGTACTCTCATGTTCACGTTTACGATACTGAGAACGACTCTATACGGCTCCTATGGAAGGATTCAATCCACCACGAGACCGACTGGGCCGGGGAGATAAGTGATATTCTCTACGACCCCTACGGTGATAGACTTCTGCTCGCGAGGGAAGACGGTCACGCCAACCTCGGCGTTTACTCCCTTGACAGGAGAACCGGCAAGGCGGAGGCGCTGATAGGTGAGCCCTCGCTGAAGGGGACCCTCGTCCATGACGTGGCGTTCTTTGGAATCGGCAACAACTTCACTGAGGGGCTGAGGGAGTTAAGAGCTCTGGATTTGATAACTGGGAAATGGGAGGCCTTCAGGCCCGGGAGCAGCGTCGACGGGAGGTCCTACATAAGGCCGGAGCTTGGGGCCATGGCTTCCGCTTACAACAGGGCTTTCGCCTTTGTCCGTGGGGGTCTCTTTGCCGGCAACCCGCTCATGGGTGAGGACTTCACATTCTTTAGGCTCTTTGACTTCTGCACCTTCTACGCGCCCTTCAGGGTGAACGCGATAAACGTCGGAGGTGGGATACTAACTGCTTTCAACGCCCACCACGACGCGGCCTATCTGCCAACCGACGAGTTCAACTGGGTCACAACCAACACTGTGGCCGGTCCCAGCGTCCTGGTTTACATAGTCCCGCCGATGGTGAAAATCGTTGGGGCCTTCGGGGCACGGATAACGAGCATCGAGAAGGTGGATGGAAAAATACTCCTTGGTACCAACACCGCGCCCAATACCGGGGCAACCGAGGCCACCCCATTTGACACGGGGAACAGGGACATAGTCGTGCTCGACGAGAAGATTCTCCAGGACAGACCCCCGGCGGTGAGCTTCTCCATACCCCTCGCCCTCCCGAGCATGGCAAGGAACTTCGGCGCAGGAACTTTTGGAGGAATTCCGCTCGATGGCTACACTGAGCCGAGGGCAGTCTTCTATGCCAGCTCCGACAACAGGGTCACCGTTTACGAGTACGACCTCTCGCTTCCCCCGGCTGGGGCTTACGCAGAGACCTTCGAGCTGAGGCGCGGAAAGAACATCCTGGACTTGAGCTCCTTCAGCGGGATAGTGTCCTTTGAGCTTGAAAAAGAGGACATGAAAGGAAAAGTGAGAATAGAGCTCCGCTGA
- a CDS encoding DUF3213 domain-containing protein: protein MTVNGEKRLTKLSFKFGTIDWEMAMVKQYELLKNAGVWRAFINGYSKNGFVVFDEEKLSREELLEKLKELEPEVVGEEHLTVAELLESSHSWGNILGRMES from the coding sequence ATGACCGTGAACGGGGAAAAGAGGCTCACCAAGCTCAGCTTCAAGTTCGGCACCATAGACTGGGAGATGGCAATGGTCAAGCAGTACGAACTCCTGAAGAACGCGGGTGTGTGGAGAGCGTTCATCAACGGCTACTCCAAGAACGGCTTTGTGGTCTTCGACGAGGAGAAGCTGAGCAGGGAGGAACTCCTTGAAAAGCTCAAGGAGCTTGAGCCAGAAGTTGTCGGGGAGGAACACCTAACGGTTGCGGAGCTCCTGGAGTCCAGCCACTCCTGGGGCAATATACTCGGCAGGATGGAGTCCTGA
- a CDS encoding CidA/LrgA family protein has protein sequence MYRGLAIIFGFFLMGEWLSETLSLSIPGSVLGMLLLLGALLSGAIKLEWIENEAELFVRNMSILFIPPGVGIVTYLGLIKSQAVPIFGALLISFIVTILATAKTVELIRGRKGGDTG, from the coding sequence ATGTATCGCGGGCTGGCGATAATCTTCGGCTTCTTCCTCATGGGCGAGTGGCTGAGCGAAACCCTCAGTCTCTCAATCCCGGGAAGCGTTCTCGGGATGCTCCTGCTGCTCGGCGCACTTCTCAGCGGGGCGATAAAGCTCGAATGGATCGAGAACGAAGCGGAACTCTTCGTCAGGAACATGAGCATCCTCTTCATCCCGCCGGGAGTCGGCATAGTGACGTACCTCGGCCTGATAAAGAGCCAGGCGGTGCCGATATTCGGGGCGCTCCTCATCAGCTTCATTGTAACAATCCTGGCAACGGCGAAAACGGTTGAGCTGATAAGGGGGAGGAAAGGGGGCGATACCGGATGA
- a CDS encoding Tfx family DNA-binding protein, translating into MGSKSFLTEQQIKILRLRARGLKQSEIAELLGTSRANISILERRALEKIERARNTIIIWEQINSKISVEVRKGEDIFTVPDKLFKKADELQIKVPYSTAEVIAFLVEHAPISDRIAKRDFTLFLDARDRLRISECLLEEFDEIGKH; encoded by the coding sequence ATGGGGAGTAAGAGCTTCCTCACGGAGCAGCAGATTAAGATCCTCCGTTTGCGCGCGAGGGGACTCAAGCAGAGCGAGATAGCAGAGCTCTTAGGCACGAGCAGGGCCAACATAAGCATTCTCGAGAGGAGGGCCCTTGAGAAGATCGAAAGGGCAAGGAACACCATCATCATCTGGGAGCAGATAAACTCAAAGATAAGTGTTGAGGTCAGGAAGGGTGAGGACATCTTCACAGTCCCCGACAAGCTCTTCAAGAAGGCGGACGAGCTCCAAATTAAGGTTCCGTACAGCACGGCCGAGGTCATAGCCTTCCTCGTCGAGCATGCTCCAATCTCGGACAGGATAGCCAAGAGGGACTTCACACTCTTCCTCGACGCCAGGGACAGGCTTAGGATAAGCGAGTGCCTACTTGAGGAGTTCGATGAGATAGGGAAGCACTAG
- a CDS encoding aldolase — MSRIVKAQLVKYSHLAHERGLTAAFGGNLSIRQGDLIFIKATGAVMDDMTREQVAVIDMNGKQLSAIRPSSEYRLHLAIYRERPDVKAIAHLHPPYSIIASTMLEVELPIITPEAELYLRRIPIVPFRPAGTEELAEAVTEVICQSDAVLMEKHGIVTVGKSLREAFYKAELVEESAKLWYLLRK, encoded by the coding sequence ATGAGCCGTATTGTTAAGGCCCAGCTTGTTAAGTACTCCCACCTCGCTCACGAGAGGGGACTTACGGCGGCCTTCGGCGGGAATCTGAGCATCAGACAGGGGGATCTGATCTTTATCAAAGCAACCGGGGCCGTCATGGACGACATGACGAGGGAGCAGGTGGCGGTAATCGACATGAACGGAAAACAGCTGTCAGCTATTAGACCCTCCTCCGAGTACAGGCTCCACCTGGCGATCTACCGCGAGAGACCGGACGTCAAGGCTATAGCTCACCTCCACCCGCCGTATTCCATAATAGCCTCGACCATGCTCGAGGTGGAACTCCCGATAATAACGCCCGAGGCGGAGCTGTACCTCAGAAGGATACCGATTGTACCCTTTAGGCCTGCCGGAACGGAGGAGCTGGCAGAGGCCGTCACAGAAGTCATATGCCAGTCAGATGCAGTTCTGATGGAAAAGCACGGCATCGTCACCGTCGGGAAGAGCCTGAGGGAAGCATTCTACAAGGCCGAACTGGTTGAGGAGAGCGCAAAGCTGTGGTATCTGCTCAGAAAATGA
- a CDS encoding DUF365 domain-containing protein: MTRSEEVIGATFPVPRPLLKRILDEGKTVFVKPSTLRLKPGMKLVFYASHEDQGWHGEAEVESVEHFTNVEDIIKKYKDELFLTPEELRKYERDRAKWHSRGRRPRPWMVVKLKNIRKYPKVVKPKRFIAVSGRYIKEDEYREILKRAGV, encoded by the coding sequence ATGACAAGGAGTGAAGAGGTCATCGGTGCAACCTTCCCCGTGCCGAGGCCGCTTTTGAAGCGAATACTCGATGAGGGAAAGACTGTCTTCGTCAAGCCTTCAACGCTCAGGCTCAAACCAGGCATGAAGCTGGTCTTTTATGCCTCCCACGAGGATCAGGGCTGGCACGGCGAGGCAGAGGTCGAGAGCGTCGAGCACTTCACGAATGTTGAGGATATTATCAAGAAGTACAAAGACGAGCTTTTCCTCACTCCAGAGGAGCTCAGAAAGTACGAGCGCGACAGGGCGAAGTGGCACTCAAGGGGAAGAAGGCCGAGGCCATGGATGGTGGTCAAGCTGAAGAACATACGGAAGTACCCGAAGGTCGTCAAGCCGAAGCGGTTCATCGCGGTCTCGGGAAGATACATCAAAGAGGACGAGTATAGGGAGATTTTGAAGAGGGCAGGGGTTTGA
- a CDS encoding type I restriction endonuclease, giving the protein MDLLEIIERVKKISGKIPNEESTKQHLILPILMALGWDVFDPDEVMPETSTEEGRPDYAIMINGRIVAFLEAKSVKERIFRDGRINSKHARQLAGYCFDKGIRIGILTNGLQWALINAFEEYKPVDERIILAVDLMNQSTEEAIERLRWFSKEKITNYRDIPSEYSRIPTQVSVPVIQKPILQRLPSAQDHNFRTLYVSAREVQLPPSAVAVEELIGRDLRGYTPTAVFVQINGKWYRVEISHGKRWRGLKLTWSSITSVVVRFLLDMGVKDFPVIGKYLSKAPTVSQKYWNAVAKIGNWYLYLPEDGNRAVAVFHELAKATGVNIALEVKRNAK; this is encoded by the coding sequence GTGGATTTGCTTGAAATCATTGAAAGGGTCAAAAAGATTAGCGGTAAAATCCCTAACGAGGAGTCCACAAAACAACACTTAATCCTGCCAATCCTTATGGCCCTTGGTTGGGACGTCTTTGATCCGGATGAGGTCATGCCCGAGACCAGCACAGAGGAGGGCCGGCCAGATTATGCCATTATGATAAACGGCAGAATCGTTGCGTTTCTCGAAGCGAAGAGTGTCAAGGAGAGAATCTTCAGGGACGGGAGGATTAACTCAAAACACGCGAGACAGCTTGCCGGATACTGTTTCGACAAGGGAATTAGGATTGGAATCCTGACGAATGGCCTCCAGTGGGCCTTAATAAATGCCTTTGAGGAGTACAAACCTGTTGATGAAAGAATTATTCTTGCTGTGGACTTAATGAACCAGAGCACAGAGGAAGCCATCGAGAGGCTCCGCTGGTTCTCAAAGGAGAAAATTACTAATTATCGGGACATTCCATCTGAATACTCAAGGATACCCACCCAAGTGTCTGTCCCAGTGATACAGAAGCCAATACTCCAGAGGTTACCCTCAGCTCAGGATCACAATTTCAGAACCCTCTACGTCTCAGCCCGCGAAGTCCAGTTGCCACCTTCGGCAGTTGCTGTGGAAGAGCTTATTGGAAGAGATTTAAGGGGGTATACCCCAACGGCAGTGTTTGTCCAAATTAATGGCAAGTGGTACAGAGTTGAGATAAGTCATGGAAAGAGGTGGAGAGGACTCAAACTCACCTGGAGCAGTATTACCTCTGTCGTGGTGCGCTTCCTGCTGGATATGGGAGTGAAGGACTTTCCGGTAATTGGAAAATATCTCTCAAAAGCTCCCACTGTTTCCCAAAAGTACTGGAATGCGGTTGCGAAGATCGGGAACTGGTATTTATATCTCCCCGAAGATGGGAATAGGGCAGTTGCTGTGTTCCATGAGCTTGCGAAAGCCACAGGAGTGAACATTGCCCTGGAAGTGAAAAGAAACGCGAAGTGA